CTTGGCGGGCAGAAAACCGGGCTGTTTTTTGACCAACGGCCTAATCATGCGTTTGCTGCGGGGCTGTCACGCGATGCGCGTGTGCTGGACGTGTTCAGCCATGTGGGTGGCTTCGGGCTTGCCGCGCTGGCGCAGGGGGCCGCTTCGGTTCTTGCGGTTGATGGGTCGGCACCGGCACTGGCATTGGCCGAAGACGGCGCAAAGGCCATGGGCGTCGCAGACCGGTTCAGCACGCGGAAGGGCGATGCCTTTGACGTGCTTTCCGCACTTGGGGATGAGGGCGCGATGTTCGATGTCGTGATCTGTGATCCGCCTGCCTTTGCGCCTTCCCGCAAGGCGCTTGATGCGGGGCTGCGCGCCTATGAACGGGTTGCGCGACTGGCGGCACCATTGGTTGCCGAAAACGGTTACCTGGGCCTGTGTTCATGCAGCCATGCCGCTGATCTGACAAAATTCCGCAACGCATCCGCACGCGGGATCGGACGGGCCGGGCGGCGCGGGCAGATCATCCACACCGGTTTTGCAGGGCCCGATCACCCGCTGATGCCGCATCTGGCAGAAAGCGGTTATCTCAAATCCGTGTTCTTCCGCCTGTGAGGGTGTTGATTGACGCCTGCGTGCTTTACCCGACCGTGATGCGGGAGGTTGTTCTGGGCTGCGCCCGCGTGGGGCTGTTCGAAGCGAAGTGGTCGGAACGTCTGTTGGAGGAATGGGCGCTGGCCGCACGCAAGATCGGACCCGAAGGCGAAACCATCGCGCGCGGTGAAATTGCGCTTGTAAATGCCGCCTTTCCGCACGCGATCATACCGGTTCGCGACGGGCTTGAAGCCCGGCTTTGGCTGCCTGACGCGCATGACATCCATGTGCTGGCAAGTGCTGTCGCGGGATCATGTGACGCGATCCTGACGGCCAATGCCAAGGATTTCCCGCGCAATATTCTGGCCGAGGAAGGGCTTGAACGGCGGGACCCTGACGGCTTTGTGACAGATCTTCTTGTTCAAGCCCCCGATCAGGTCGCGCGGGTTGCCGAAGACGTGTTGCAGACCGCCCGTCAGATGTCGGGCGAAGACTGGACCATGCGCAAGCTTATGAAAAAGGCGCGGTTGCCGCGCCTTGGCAAGGCGCTTAGCTAGTTTGTCCCCATTTCGCGGCGTTTGCCTCGATCGCCGCGATGCGCTGTTCCTGCTTTGGATGGCTCAAAAGCCATGCGGGCACCGCTGCACCGTTTGCACCGGTCAGCTTGCCCAGTTTTTCAAACAGCGAAATCTGCGGTGCCACGCCGATCCCCGCCTTGACCAGCAGGGCAGAGGCATAGGCGTCTGCCTCGAATTCGTCCTTGCGTGACAGCTTTGCAGCCAGCAGCGACATCAAGAGTCCCGCGATCCAGGGCCCGATAAAGGGGACAAAGCGGCCCAGCACCATCGCGAGGGCGGTCCGCATCGCGTTCTGTCCGGAAAAGTCGATCATCCGGCGGCGTGAATGGCCAAGTGCGACATGGCCCAGCTCGTGCGCGATGACGCTGGCCATTTCAGCGCCGCTGACTTTGCCTTCCTTGTAGCGGTTGAAGAATCCGCGCGTAATAAAGATGCGCCCGTCCGGTGCGGCCAACCCGTTCACCGGTTCGATTTCATAGATGTGCACCTTGATTTTCGGAATGCCGAGTGCGGCTGCCATCCGGTCGGACAGATCCAGCAAGTGTGGATCGTTCAGGGGCGTCGACTGTTGATCGAGCATCTTCGCTGTCCGCCAGGCCGAAAATCGGTACATGACGACGCCATAGATCACGGCAAGAAGGATCGGCAGGAACTTTATCATGTTCCAGATATGGGGTCGCTTAGCGGCAAAGCAATGCGGTATCGTGGCGCGACAAGCGCGCGGCACCGTCAGCTGTCACAAGGACCGAATGCCCTAGTGTCATCGCCGCACCCGTCGCGCTGTCCATCAGGATCATATGCAGAAAGAACACCTGGTTTTCGCGCATCAAGGTCGGGTTGCCTTCGGTGAACATCGGGAAATCCACCCAGATCGGATTATAAATCGCACCCATGCCATAGCCGCACGCCTGTAGCCGTGCATCTGCGAACCCGTGACGGTCAAACACCGCTGCGTGCGCAGCATAGACATCGCCCATCGGTTGCCCCGGCTTAATGGCGTCTTCGCACGCGGCGAGCGCTTCGGCGCAGGCGTCATGCATCCGCTTGTGTGTGTCCGAGGGCTCACCAATCACGACGGTGCGCATCATCGCGGCGTGATAGCGGGCATAGGCACCGGACCATTCCAGCGTCAGCTGGTCGGACGGATCAAGATGGCGTCGGCCCGAATAATAGCGGCACAGCAGCGCGTGTTCCCCGGACCCGATGATGAATTCATTGCCCGCGTAATCACCGCCGCCTTTGAAAACCGCCCCCTGCATCGCGGCAAGGATATCGCCTTCGAACGCACCAGCCCGGGTCAGGGACAGACCCGCGTCCAGCGCATCATCTGACAGGGCGGCAGCCTTGCGGTGCATGGCGACCTCTGCGGCTGATTTGTCCTGTCGCAGCCCACGGATCAGATGCGGTGCCGGTATCAGGTCGGGCAGGGCAGCGCGCAACGTCTGTCCGTTCGCATCCGTCAGTCCAACGGTCGCATTTTCAAACCCGATACGCCCCGAAACACCAAGATCAGCCAGAAGGCGCGCCAGATCCTGTGCGGGATCGCTGTCAAAGCGTTCGGTCCAGATGTGGATATGATCGTGGGGTAGGGTGGAGGTCTGCTGGGCTTGCCGCAGATCAGGCATCCGTGTCAGCAGGTGCAGGTCGCCATCGCGGGTCAGCACAAGACATTGGAACATCGCAAAGCCGAACGTGTCATAGCCGCAAATCCAGTTATGGCTTTCGGGCGCGAACATCAGCAACGCATCAAGTCCTGCGTCTTTCATGGCCGCATGTGCGCGGGACTGACGGGTGGCATGCTCGGCCGGATCAAAATGCAGGGTCATGAGGTGCCGCCTTTCTTGCGTGCGCTGGCAGTCCACAGCCAATAACCAAGTCCCACGACTGCGGCAAATGCGGTGACAAAGCCGCTGGCATTCCCCAGAAGGCTTGCCACCGCCGTGATGTTATCTGCGAAAACGTAGCCCAGACCGACATAGAGGCTGACCCAGACGGTTTCGCCAGCAATGCCCCAAAGGGCGAAACGCGGCCAGTGAAACCGCGTCAGGCCGCTGACATAATTGATGTAGGGGCCCAAGGGCGCCACCAGCCAACAGGAAAAGAAGATCGAGGACCCGCCCCATTTCTGCATGAACCCCTGACCGCGGTTGCGCAGGGCCGCTCGCTTGGGATTGCGCTGGAACCAGTCGGACATCCTGTCGCCCGAGACGCGGGCGATCCAGTACCCTGTGTTGTCACCTAAAACCGCGCCGGCAAATGCAGCAACAAGGACTGCTGTAAGTGACAAGTCACCCGTGGCTGCAAAGCCGCCGGAGGCCAGCATCAGCAACGACGACGGGACAGGGAGGGCAAGGCACGACAGAAAGGTGACGCAAAACACGATCGGCACGCCATAATCAGCGACGAGGGCAAGGGCGATTTCACTCATTTTTTGGTTGATTTTGGGCGCGCCAGGCGGCTGCGGCTTCGTCAATACGTGTCTGCAATGCGTCCAATGTCAGATTGTTTTCCGCAGCAATCACATCCAGCGAAACCCGGCGCGGGCCGTCCCCCTTGACCAGAAACAGCGCGTCCCCCAAGACTTCGGGCGGAAGCTGGTAGGATCTTGCCACGTAGCGGGGCGTCATCCATCCGGCGATTGGCTGATCCTGATGCGCCGGGTCCATCCAGTAGAGTGTCGCACTTAGCGTGCGGACGCCGAAAAAACCAAGCGCAGCAAGCGCGACGCAAAAGCCAAGCAACAGCAGGCGGTGGTGCGCCCACAGGCGCTTGATCCGGTCGATCATGTCAGCACCTTCATGCCCTTTTCGATGCCCGCAAGGGTCATGGGCACCATGCGGTCTGCGCCGAACACCTCTTGGATCATGCCGATGGACTGCGTGTAGTCCCAGTATTTTTCGGGCACCGGATTGATCCAGAGGTGGCTTGGCCACTGATCGCGGGCGCGCGCCAGCCAGACGTGACCGGCTTCCTTGTTCCAATGCTCGTTCGCACCGCCGGGCACCGCGACCTCGTAAGGGGACATGCTGGCATCGCCGACGAAGATGCATTTGTAATCTGACCCGTAGGTGCGCAACACGTCCCAGGTCGGTGTTTGTGCGTTCCAGCGGCGGCGATTGTCCTTCCACACACCTTCATAAAGACAGTTGTGGAAATAGAAGTGTTCAAGGTGCTTGAATTCAGACTTTGCAGCACTGAACAGTTCTTCGACCATCTGGATGTGCGGATCCATCGATCCGCCGACGTCCAGAAACAGCAGCACCTTGACCGCGTTGCGCCGTTCGGGGCGTGTTTTGACGTCGATATAGCCGTGTTCGGCGGTCGCGCGGATCGTGCCGTCCAGATCAAGCTCGTCCTCGGCCCCATCACGTGCCCAGCGGCGCAGGCGTTTCAGGGCGACCTTGATGTTGCGGGTGCCCAACTGCACAGAGTCGTCCAGATTGCGAAACTCGCGCTTGTCCCAGACCTTGACGGCGCGCTGGTGGCGGCTTTCGTTCTGACCGATCCGCACACCTTCGGGATTATAGCCGTAGGCCCCGAAAGGAGAGGTGCCCGCCGTGCCGATCCACTTGTTGCCGCCTTGATGGCGGCCTTGTTGTTCTTTCAATCGCTCGCGCAGTTTTTCCATGAGCTTGTCGAACCCGCCCGCGGCTTCGATCTCGGCCTTTTCATCTTCGCTCAGGTGCTTTTCGGCCAGCTTCTTGAGCCATTCGGCAGGAATGTCGACAGCGTTCAGAACCGCCTCTGCCGGGATTTCGTCAAGGCCGGAAAAGGTCGCGGCAAACGCTTGGTCAAACCGATCAAGGTGACGTTCATCCTTGACCATGATTGCGCGGGCCAGAAAGTAGAACGCCTCGATGTCGTAGGTCGCGAGGCCCGCATTCATGCCTTCAAGAAACGCCAGAAACTCGCGCAAGCTGACCGGCACTTTGGCGCGGCGCAGATTGTCGAAAAACGGCAGGAACATCGCGGTCAGGTAAAGCTGCGTTCAAAGAAGACGAGCACAAACAGACCGACCATGCCAAAGAGGATCGCAAAAACCGCGCCCCACTGCAAAAGGTCCAGCGTCTTGCCGCCTTTCAGCTTGGCCGTGATCGCGCCCAGGATTGCGCCGATCAGCATTCCGCCCAAAGGAAATATCATCTGTGTCGCCCTTTAGAATGGACGCAGTGCCGAAATCTCCGCCAGCCGCGCCTGCACATTTGCATCAGCGCCAAAGCCGTATCGTGCCCATCCCAGACTGTCCAGACGCACCTCTTGGCTTGCGACAGTATTACCGATCATATCAAGCGCTTCGGCCTTGAACATCATCAGCGTCGATAGCAAAGCGGCGTTCTGGTGTTGCATGGCGACGGGAATGGCCGCTTCGGTAAGGCCGAGAACGGCCTGTGCATCGCCGGACCGCAGGGCAAAGGCGGATTTCTGAACGGCGATGTGGGCTGCGTGAATTTGCGTGGTCGGGCTTTGGCGGTAAATCGCCTCTGCTGCGTTGAACGCCGATAGCGCGCTTTCGGAATCGTTGCCGACCTGCAGGCGACCATAGGCATAATAGGCAAACCCTTCACGGGTGCCGGACCAGCCAAGCCGCTGGCCAAGCTGGATCGCCTCTTGCGCAGCGGTGCGGCGGCGGGCGGGAGTTGAACCGCTTGTCAGCGCCAGTTCCATCGCGTCGATCCATTCGCGGGTCGTGTCGTTTTCCAGCTTGGCAGGAATCCGATCGCCTTGGGGATTTAGCCGCGCCATGACGCCCGGCAAGATCGCCGCCACTTGCGCACGGGTCATGCCATTGCGCAATTCCGGTGCGTAGTAGGCACGCAGGATCAACATATCAAAGCCGGTCAGCACTGTGTGGATGTTGTCATCGTTGAACACGCTGTCGGGCAGGCGATAGAGATCGTTCAGGGGCCCAAGCGCCTGCGCGAGTTCTTCGTGCAGGCAATCGCGGACTTCCTGTGGCGCGGCATCGGCGGGTACGAAAATGACCGCGCGGTCGCGTTTGGTCAGCGTGGTCCAGTCGACCTGTTGCGTGCGCCGGGCGACAAGGAACCCTTCCCAACTTGCGATGCGGGGCACGACGAAGCAGGCGGCACGCGGGACGGCGCGTTGCAATGTGGCTTGCGGGATCGCCTCGACAACGATCTGGGCGTTCGCCGAATCCGTCAGCATGATGTCGATACCGGCCTCGGACCGGAACCGGCCCAACAGGTATTGCAGATCGCGGCCAAGGCTTGCAGGGGCGGGGCCAGCGATCCGGACAGAAATCGGCCCCTCAAAGCGGGTCATGACCGGAATCGCCTTGCCGCTTTCCATCCGAAAGCTCAGATCAAGGAAGTCCTGCACGATTTCCGCGTTTGCCCGGCGCACTGGCGCAGCGTAAGAGCCTGAAAAACTTTTTGCGGGCGGCAGGTCAGTCACAAGTGTTGTGGCACGACTTGGCGGTGCATCCTGAGGTACAGGCGCACAGGCGGCCATGAAGGACAGGGCAAAGGCAGCAAGTCGGTTCATGATGCGCGCTGGTATTTGATGAAATCGGTGCAGTCGGCGACGCGGTCATAAAGCTTGCGGGCGGTACTGTTTCCAGCCTGCGTCAGCCAGTAGACCGTGGGGGCCCCAGCCGCATCTGCGGCAGAATAGACCGACTCGATCAAGGCGCGACCGACCCCTTGGCCGCGCACGGACGGGGCGGCATAAAGATCCTGCAGATAGCAGACGTTTTCGATTTTCCAGTTATGGCGATGGAACAGGTAGTGGGTCAGACCAACGGGGGTTCCGTCGACGGTCGCGATCAGGCCGTTGAAATCCTGCGGGTCGTCGCCAAGCAGCCGTGCGAATGTTGTGTCGTAAACAGCATCATTCACGGATGATGCGTAAAACGTCAGGTAATCGGTCCACAGTTCCTGCCACGCTGCACGGTCAGCCGCACGCAATGAACGTATTTCGACCGGCATGTTTGCCTTGGTCAAATCCACTCTCCTCAATGTCGTCAATCTGTCTGCCTTCAGATTGCGGCTTCTCTTGTTTGAGATCAGGCAAGCGCCTGCATCCCGTCTGGAAGCAGGTCGATTAACTCTATCCAGAGGTGGTTAATCATCTTCTAATTGTCGTGGGTTGATTTATTGACGCCCGACGTTGCGCAAAAGACTCAAGTGTCTGGTAGATGGTGCAAAACGCACGGCAACATGTTGATTCAGTGCCGGCGTGATCGCTGTCTGAACCTGCGGACTTTGGCGATGCACATGTCGACTGGAATGATCACCAGTGCGAGGCAGATATAGATCGCGCAACTGATCAGAACGATTGGAATACCAACCACGACAAGCAGAACAGATCCGACCAGAAATGCCTCGGGCGATGGCTTGGTCCCCGCACCGGCAAGCCATGCAAAGACACCAGCGAACACCAGAAGTGGCGTAATAAGAATAGCGGCGGCGAACCGTTTTATCGCACTCCACATGAGATGTCCTTTGGTACTGCGCAGAACGACGCTATCCCAGAAATTTGGCCAAACATTGGCCAGCCCGGTTTAACGGGCACCACGTGCCAAAAAGGCCAGACGCTCGAACAGGTGCACATCCTGTTCGTTCTTTAGCAGCGCACCGTGCAGTTTTGGCAGCGCATTTGCGCCGTCACGTTTCAAATCCTCAGGCGACAGGTCTTCCGCCAATAGCAGCTTGAGCCAGTCGAGCACTTCAGAGGTTGATGGCTTTTTCTTCAGGCCCTGTGTTTCGCGAATCTCGTAAAACTGGGTCAGGGCCGTCGTCAGCAAGGCATCCTTGATCCCCGGATGATGGACCGCGACGATCTTGCGCAAGGTGTCCATGTCGGGGAACCGGATGTAGTGAAAGAAACAACGACGCAGGAACGCGTCAGGCAATTCCTTTTCGTTGTTGGATGTAATGATGACGATCGGGCGGTGTTTTGCCGAAATCGTTTCGTCGGTTTCGTAGACATGGAACGCCATCTTGTCGAGTTCCTGCAGCAGGTCGTTGGGAAACTCGATATCGGCCTTGTCGACTTCGTCGATCAGCAAAACAACCTTTTTGTCAGCGGTAAAGGCCTGCCAAAGCTTGCCCTTCTTGATGTAGTTGCGGACATCGTTCACCCGCGCGTCACCCAGCTGGCTGTCGCGCAACCGGCTGACGGCATCGTATTCATAAAGGCCCTGTTGCGCTTTTGTTGTCGATTTGATGTGCCATTCGATCATCTCCAGACCAAGTGCCGTGCTGACCTGACGGGCAAGTTCAGTTTTGCCTGTGCCGGGCTCACCTTTGACCAGCAGCGGACGTTCCAGCGCCACGGCGGCGTTTACGGCCATCTTCAAATCGTCTGTGGCGACGTAATCTTCGGTGCCTTGGAACTGCATATGGGCCTCTTGCATTAACTATCGCGCGCAACCTAGGTGGCTTTTCACACATCATCAACACACTGTATCCACACGTAAATGGGGGGTGACATCCAAACTTTTGCAGAGTAAACGAGCGCTAATTGTTAGGGGTACGCAAGATGTCCGCATCTACCGCCAAATTGGCATCAGGCAAATCAGGGGAAAAAAGCATGAAAGCAGAGGTCTTTCTGGACGATGATTATCGGCCGGCAGAAGATGAACCATTCATGAACGAACGTCAGGTGGAATACTTCCGCCGCAAGCTGTTGGACTGGAAAGCTGACATTCTTGAAAACAGCAATGACACGGTTGCCGGTATGAAAGACCAGACCCGCAACATTCCCGATGTTGCGGATCGCGCGTCCGAGGAAACCGACCGCGCCCTTGAACTGCGCACACGCGATCGCGAACGCAAGCTGGTGTCCAAGATCGACGCCGCGCTGCGCCGGATCGACGAAGGCGAATACGGATACTGCTCCATCACCGGAGAGCCGATTTCACTCAAGCGTCTTGATGCGCGTCCCATCGCGACCATGAGCCTTGAGGCACAAGAGCGTCACGAGCGCGGCGAGAAGGTTCACCGCAAAGACTGATGCGTAATGTCGCCATCATTGGTGGCGGCATCGGCGGCCTGACGGCAGCTTTGGCGTTCGCCGCCAATGGTGCATCCGTAACCGTCTACGAACAAGCCCCGGTGCTCAGCGAAATCGGTGCCGGGCTGCAAATCACACCAAATGGCATGCGGGTCCTACAGGCGCTGAACCTTGGCGCGGCGATGGAGTCCGTCGGCGTGGCGGCAGAGGCTGTCGTGCCAACCGACGGATTGACGGGCAGGGCCATCACACGCTTTGACCTCGCCCGCAGGCGTCCGCGCTATCGCTTTGTTCACCGTGCCGATCTGATCCGCGTGCTGGAAGAGGCCTGCAAGCGCGTCGGCGTCACAGTGCAGCTTGGCACCCGTATCGCCGATGTCGGGGCCGACGGGCGGTTCACTGTCGACGGTGTACGCAAAGATCCCGATCTAACCATCGGTGCTGACGGACTGCATTCCATTGCGCGCCCCGTGCTGAACGGCATGGGCAAACCGTTCTTTACGCGGCAAGTCGCGTGGCGCGCAGTCGTGGAACATGTCGCCAAGCCAGAAGCGCGGATCTGGATGTTGCCCGGTGCCCACGTCGTGACGTATCCGCTCAGGGGGTCGCGGTTGAATATCGTCGCTGTACAGGAACGTGACGCCTGGGCCCAGGAAGGCTGGCATCATGATGATGCGCCCGCAAATCTTGCATCAGCTTTCGCAAATAGCTGTCGGGAATTGCGGGATATTCTGGGTCAGGTGGACGCTGTAAAGCTTTGGGGACTCTTTCGCCATCCTGTGGCCGAGATTTGGGCGGATGAAGGTCTGGCCCTGATTGGCGACGCGGCGCATCCGACGCTGCCGTTTCTGGCGCAGGGCGCGAATCTGGCGATCGAAGATGCTTATGTGTTGGCGCAGTGCTGCGCATCGGGAGAGCTGGAACACGGACTTGCGAGCTATCAGAAGCGGCGCAAGGAACGGGTCAGGCGGGCAATCAATACTGCGAATGCAAATGCTGTGAACTACCATCTGCGCGGTCCTCGCAGGGCCGTATCGCATCTGGTTCTGAAGGGGATCGGCAAGGCTGCGCCCGATGCTTTTCTGAACCGCCTGTCATGGCTTTATGATCACGACGTTACGGCCAGTTCTGGTTCGCCTCGCGTGTAGCGCGCTCCAGCACTTCGCGTGTTTCGTAATCGACCCGGTAGACGTCATCTTGAATGCGGAAATAGACCCAACCGTCCTTTGGGCGGGGGAGCCCATACCACTGCGAATTCAACACGATGGAGTATTCGCCGCGTTCAAGGATCGTGCCGATCTCGATGGGTGCCGGCCCTAGACCCGCGGCGGGGGGTTTGGGCGATCGCGGCGGCGTTTGGCAAGAACCAAGCGTTGTCTGGATTCGACAGGTAGCATCTGCGGTTGTGGCAAAAAGTGCGAATAACATAATGTATTTCAACATGTTATATCACGTCCCTCAAGCTGCAAGTTCAACCCAGACCGGGACGTGATCCGAGGGTTTGTCGCGGCCGCGCAAGTCGCTTTCGATCCAGCAGTTGCCAAGCAGATCTGCACATTGCGGGGTCAGGAGGAAATGGTCGATCCTGATCCCGTCATTGCGGTTCCATGCACCGGCTTGATAATCCCAGAAGGAATAATGTTCCGGCCCCAGCGTGGTCGCGCGAAACGCTTCGGTGAAGCCGAGGTTCAGCACACGGCGAAACGCCTCGCGACTTTCCATGCGGAACAACGCATCGTCGCGCCACGCATCGGGTCGCTTGGCATCCTCGGCCTGCGGAATGATGTTGTAGTCACCTGCCATCAGCGCTGGAACCTCTTGATTCAAAAGGTCTTTTGCGCGAGCGTGGAGGCGATCCATCCAGGCGAGCTTGTAGTCGTACTTGGGGCCGGGAGCGGGGTTGCCGTTGGGCAGATACAGCCCGCAGACGCGGATCGGGGTGTCACCCATGACGGTTGCTTCGATCCAGCGGGCCTGTTCATCCTCGTCATCGCCGGGCAGGCCGCGGGTTACGTCCTCCAACGGGATTTTCGACAGGATCGCAACACCGTTGAACGATTTTTGTCCATGGGTTTCAACGATATAGCCCATGTCTTCAAAGTGTTCGCGCGGGAAATTTTCGTCAATCGACTTGATTTCCTGGAGCAGTGCCACGTCCGGCGCGCTTTCGGTCAGCCAGTCGGTAAGGGCCTCCATGCGGGCCTTGATCCCGTTGATATTGAACGTCGCAATCTTCACGTCAGCCCCCGTTTTTCTTCGTGTGATAGTCGTACACCGGACGTGCACCGGGCGTACACCGAAAAAACCGGCGCAAATGAAGCATGCGTCAGCGTCGTGTCCATCCTGTAAGTCTGCTGTCCATGCAGAACCGATCTCGGGCACTGTCTTTGCCATTTCTGGCGTGCGGGCAGGCCATTCTTTCGGGACTGGCGATAATCGTCTGGGTGGCAGGTGAACTCGCCACCGACAAAAATCAATGTGGACGGGCAGGAGCGGGCTTACCCTGTCTGTATTTACAACTGCTGGAGTGAGCCAAATGGACGGCATGAATTCCCGCACATTGCCGAACACACGTGCATTGCAGCACGCTGCCGATTGACGCTGATCGGCGTGGTCTTTTTTTGGTTGCGTTAGGCTTGCGCGAATTCCACCACGACGTTGCC
The sequence above is drawn from the Cognatiyoonia koreensis genome and encodes:
- a CDS encoding DedA family protein, translated to MSEIALALVADYGVPIVFCVTFLSCLALPVPSSLLMLASGGFAATGDLSLTAVLVAAFAGAVLGDNTGYWIARVSGDRMSDWFQRNPKRAALRNRGQGFMQKWGGSSIFFSCWLVAPLGPYINYVSGLTRFHWPRFALWGIAGETVWVSLYVGLGYVFADNITAVASLLGNASGFVTAFAAVVGLGYWLWTASARKKGGTS
- a CDS encoding vWA domain-containing protein, with the protein product MFLPFFDNLRRAKVPVSLREFLAFLEGMNAGLATYDIEAFYFLARAIMVKDERHLDRFDQAFAATFSGLDEIPAEAVLNAVDIPAEWLKKLAEKHLSEDEKAEIEAAGGFDKLMEKLRERLKEQQGRHQGGNKWIGTAGTSPFGAYGYNPEGVRIGQNESRHQRAVKVWDKREFRNLDDSVQLGTRNIKVALKRLRRWARDGAEDELDLDGTIRATAEHGYIDVKTRPERRNAVKVLLFLDVGGSMDPHIQMVEELFSAAKSEFKHLEHFYFHNCLYEGVWKDNRRRWNAQTPTWDVLRTYGSDYKCIFVGDASMSPYEVAVPGGANEHWNKEAGHVWLARARDQWPSHLWINPVPEKYWDYTQSIGMIQEVFGADRMVPMTLAGIEKGMKVLT
- a CDS encoding M24 family metallopeptidase — translated: MTLHFDPAEHATRQSRAHAAMKDAGLDALLMFAPESHNWICGYDTFGFAMFQCLVLTRDGDLHLLTRMPDLRQAQQTSTLPHDHIHIWTERFDSDPAQDLARLLADLGVSGRIGFENATVGLTDANGQTLRAALPDLIPAPHLIRGLRQDKSAAEVAMHRKAAALSDDALDAGLSLTRAGAFEGDILAAMQGAVFKGGGDYAGNEFIIGSGEHALLCRYYSGRRHLDPSDQLTLEWSGAYARYHAAMMRTVVIGEPSDTHKRMHDACAEALAACEDAIKPGQPMGDVYAAHAAVFDRHGFADARLQACGYGMGAIYNPIWVDFPMFTEGNPTLMRENQVFFLHMILMDSATGAAMTLGHSVLVTADGAARLSRHDTALLCR
- a CDS encoding GNAT family N-acetyltransferase, coding for MPVEIRSLRAADRAAWQELWTDYLTFYASSVNDAVYDTTFARLLGDDPQDFNGLIATVDGTPVGLTHYLFHRHNWKIENVCYLQDLYAAPSVRGQGVGRALIESVYSAADAAGAPTVYWLTQAGNSTARKLYDRVADCTDFIKYQRAS
- the dksA gene encoding RNA polymerase-binding protein DksA, coding for MKAEVFLDDDYRPAEDEPFMNERQVEYFRRKLLDWKADILENSNDTVAGMKDQTRNIPDVADRASEETDRALELRTRDRERKLVSKIDAALRRIDEGEYGYCSITGEPISLKRLDARPIATMSLEAQERHERGEKVHRKD
- a CDS encoding RSP_2647 family RNA methyltransferase; the encoded protein is MTTSPYPIVRLTPKADARAVRHGFPWVYANELVLDRRTRNLEAGTLAVLEDSNRTAMGIVALNPASKIICRMLDPQPDATIDEKWFAARITRALAHRTRLFPDPFYRLIHAEADGLPGVIVDRFGDVAVVQPNAAWADVLIDTLVAALVAVTGVTTVILNGTGRARSLEGLAERTDVVFGNAPTGPIPVPMNGAIYMADVLGGQKTGLFFDQRPNHAFAAGLSRDARVLDVFSHVGGFGLAALAQGAASVLAVDGSAPALALAEDGAKAMGVADRFSTRKGDAFDVLSALGDEGAMFDVVICDPPAFAPSRKALDAGLRAYERVARLAAPLVAENGYLGLCSCSHAADLTKFRNASARGIGRAGRRGQIIHTGFAGPDHPLMPHLAESGYLKSVFFRL
- the xth gene encoding exodeoxyribonuclease III — translated: MKIATFNINGIKARMEALTDWLTESAPDVALLQEIKSIDENFPREHFEDMGYIVETHGQKSFNGVAILSKIPLEDVTRGLPGDDEDEQARWIEATVMGDTPIRVCGLYLPNGNPAPGPKYDYKLAWMDRLHARAKDLLNQEVPALMAGDYNIIPQAEDAKRPDAWRDDALFRMESREAFRRVLNLGFTEAFRATTLGPEHYSFWDYQAGAWNRNDGIRIDHFLLTPQCADLLGNCWIESDLRGRDKPSDHVPVWVELAA
- a CDS encoding M48 family metallopeptidase, which translates into the protein MIKFLPILLAVIYGVVMYRFSAWRTAKMLDQQSTPLNDPHLLDLSDRMAAALGIPKIKVHIYEIEPVNGLAAPDGRIFITRGFFNRYKEGKVSGAEMASVIAHELGHVALGHSRRRMIDFSGQNAMRTALAMVLGRFVPFIGPWIAGLLMSLLAAKLSRKDEFEADAYASALLVKAGIGVAPQISLFEKLGKLTGANGAAVPAWLLSHPKQEQRIAAIEANAAKWGQTS
- a CDS encoding RSP_2648 family PIN domain-containing protein; protein product: MRVLIDACVLYPTVMREVVLGCARVGLFEAKWSERLLEEWALAARKIGPEGETIARGEIALVNAAFPHAIIPVRDGLEARLWLPDAHDIHVLASAVAGSCDAILTANAKDFPRNILAEEGLERRDPDGFVTDLLVQAPDQVARVAEDVLQTARQMSGEDWTMRKLMKKARLPRLGKALS
- a CDS encoding DUF2927 domain-containing protein, which translates into the protein MNRLAAFALSFMAACAPVPQDAPPSRATTLVTDLPPAKSFSGSYAAPVRRANAEIVQDFLDLSFRMESGKAIPVMTRFEGPISVRIAGPAPASLGRDLQYLLGRFRSEAGIDIMLTDSANAQIVVEAIPQATLQRAVPRAACFVVPRIASWEGFLVARRTQQVDWTTLTKRDRAVIFVPADAAPQEVRDCLHEELAQALGPLNDLYRLPDSVFNDDNIHTVLTGFDMLILRAYYAPELRNGMTRAQVAAILPGVMARLNPQGDRIPAKLENDTTREWIDAMELALTSGSTPARRRTAAQEAIQLGQRLGWSGTREGFAYYAYGRLQVGNDSESALSAFNAAEAIYRQSPTTQIHAAHIAVQKSAFALRSGDAQAVLGLTEAAIPVAMQHQNAALLSTLMMFKAEALDMIGNTVASQEVRLDSLGWARYGFGADANVQARLAEISALRPF
- a CDS encoding FAD-dependent monooxygenase; protein product: MRNVAIIGGGIGGLTAALAFAANGASVTVYEQAPVLSEIGAGLQITPNGMRVLQALNLGAAMESVGVAAEAVVPTDGLTGRAITRFDLARRRPRYRFVHRADLIRVLEEACKRVGVTVQLGTRIADVGADGRFTVDGVRKDPDLTIGADGLHSIARPVLNGMGKPFFTRQVAWRAVVEHVAKPEARIWMLPGAHVVTYPLRGSRLNIVAVQERDAWAQEGWHHDDAPANLASAFANSCRELRDILGQVDAVKLWGLFRHPVAEIWADEGLALIGDAAHPTLPFLAQGANLAIEDAYVLAQCCASGELEHGLASYQKRRKERVRRAINTANANAVNYHLRGPRRAVSHLVLKGIGKAAPDAFLNRLSWLYDHDVTASSGSPRV
- a CDS encoding AAA family ATPase, which translates into the protein MQFQGTEDYVATDDLKMAVNAAVALERPLLVKGEPGTGKTELARQVSTALGLEMIEWHIKSTTKAQQGLYEYDAVSRLRDSQLGDARVNDVRNYIKKGKLWQAFTADKKVVLLIDEVDKADIEFPNDLLQELDKMAFHVYETDETISAKHRPIVIITSNNEKELPDAFLRRCFFHYIRFPDMDTLRKIVAVHHPGIKDALLTTALTQFYEIRETQGLKKKPSTSEVLDWLKLLLAEDLSPEDLKRDGANALPKLHGALLKNEQDVHLFERLAFLARGAR